In Rahnella aquatilis CIP 78.65 = ATCC 33071, one DNA window encodes the following:
- a CDS encoding barstar family protein: protein MSEQKMSVNEFYLDGACVLSEKEFHSIISLSLNFGPYYGRNLDALWDRLSTDIERPVKIIWLSSELSKVGLGNYFDKIIEVFERVKLQDLSFNWEEKFDYLLK, encoded by the coding sequence GTGAGTGAACAGAAAATGAGTGTTAATGAATTTTATTTGGATGGAGCATGCGTCCTATCTGAAAAAGAATTTCATTCTATTATTTCTTTATCTTTAAACTTTGGACCTTACTATGGCAGAAATCTTGATGCATTGTGGGATCGCCTTAGCACTGATATTGAAAGACCAGTAAAAATAATATGGTTGAGTTCCGAGCTATCCAAGGTGGGTCTTGGCAATTATTTCGATAAAATTATCGAGGTTTTTGAGAGGGTAAAACTGCAAGATCTGAGTTTTAATTGGGAAGAGAAGTTCGATTATTTACTGAAATAA